The nucleotide sequence AACACGACTTGAGGTAATCTTTATGTTTTCAACCAGCGCCGAACAATGGGCAAATGACACGTTTCAACATGCGGAATTAGGTGATAAACGCCGTACCAACCGCCTGGTGAAAGTGGCCTGTTCGTTGGCTAACCATATAGGACAATCGCTCGTGCAATCTCTTGACTCTCCTGCCGATGTTGAAGCGGCCTACCGACTGACCCGAAATTCCGCCATTGCGCCTCAGGCCATCGCCGAAGCCGGATTTACCGCCACCGTCGCTCACGCTCAACGTTATCATTGCCTGTTAGCGCTGGAAGACACGACAACCCTGTCATTTTCCCATGCGTCGGTCGCCGATGAACTCGGCTATACCACCTCAAAGGAAAAATCCCGGGGCATGCAGGCACACTCGGTGTTGTTATTTGCGCCTGAAGAACAACAGGTCGTGGGGTTGATAGAGCAACAGCGCTGGTGTCGAGATGTCAGTGATTATGGCAAAAGCCGACAACGCGATACACGCCCTTATGAAGGGAAAGAGAGTTATAAGTGGGAACGGGCCTCACAAGCCGTCGACAGCCGGTTAGGGGAGCAGATGGCCAACGTGATTTCTGTCTGTGACCGTGAAGCCGATATCATCGAATATCTGCGTTATAAAACGAGCCAAAAACAACGTTTCGTCATCCGTTCGATGCAAAACCGGCGTATAGAGGAAAGTCAGGATAAACTTTATGACTTTATTAGCCGGTTACAGAGTGCTGGAGAACGATTAGTTCAGGTCAGACAGAAAGGCGGGCGTCAGGCGCGTGTCGCGCATTGTGATATCAGTTATGCCGAAGTGACGTTGAAAATCCCCGAAGGAAAAAGCGGTGAGGCGGTGCGGATATTTTATGTCGGTTGCTACGAAAAAGGTCCGGAGGATGGGCTTTGCTGGCATCTTCTGACCTCCGAACCCGTCAACAGTCAGGAAGACGCCCATAAAATATTCAGTTATTACGAGCGCCGCTGGCTGATAGAAGAATTTCACAAAGCGTGGAAAACGGGCGGCACGCAGGTAGAAGCGCTGCGTATGCAAAGCAAAGATAATCTGGAGCGCATGATAGTGCTGCTGGCCTTTATTGCGGTACGAATACACCAGCTGCGTTTTATGGGTCTGAACAAAGAAGAGGCAGAGAAAGAGAGCTGTGAGACAGTATTAAGCCCCCTGGCGTGGAAATTACTGTGGTCAAAACAAGAAAAACGCCGTGTGCCGAAAAAAGCCCCGAGTTTGCATTGGGCCTTCATCAATCTGGGAAAACTGGCCGGCTGGTACGATTCCAAACGCACGGGTCGAGTCGGATGGGAACGACTTTGGGAAGGCTGGTTTCGGCTGCAAACCCTGATAGACGGCTATTTGCTGGCTAAATCAGTTGATTTGGAGATCTGATCAAGAGACAGGGCGGTTCAGGGAAACGGACCTGGACTTTTGGCTGAGAGGGGGCATATCCCGCGTCGTCGCCGGTGTCCGGTTCAGACGGCGCCGGTTCAGTACTGGCGAGATAAACCAGCGGCGGCATCTGCACGGGTTTGGCGGCGGGCTTGGGCAGGATGCGGGTCTGTTCCAGTTTTTTGGCGGTGTTCTGGAAGAACCACAGCAGGTTTTCGACCTTCGGCAGGCGTTTCAGGTCGGACTGCTGGAGCCGGTCGACTATCAGCTGTAAGGCCCGCTCGGCCCGGTAAATCATCCGCAGGTCGCGGGCGGTGTAATCGTGCTGGCGTAAGGCGTGGCCGCAGCGGGTGTTAAACCAGTCCAGCAGGTCGGTGCGGACCGCCGGCTGCGGCGGCCACAGGTCATCCCACTGGCTGACCATCACCCCGGCCAGCAGTTCACAGCCTTCGGTAAACCCCGCCAGGCCGCTGAGCTGCATCCGGGCCAGGGTGTAGTAAATCGCGCTCTGCAAATCGACGCCGTGGGAGCGAAACAGCGTCAGGGCCAGGGATTCGATAAGCGGCCAGTTCACCGCCGGCTGAGACGGGTGATTGATTTTGTTAATTTCTTCGCGTATGGCGGTGAACGCCGGCAGCGTCATCGGGTTGCCGCCGGCACGGATAATCAGGTTTTCAGGGCGTTCACGCATGGCTGTTCATCCTTTCCTCTGCCGCCGGCGCGGCGGACAGAGTGGGTGGCTATGTTGCAAGGCATAAAATTTGCCCTTAATACAGTTTGCCCTTAATACAGGGTGTCAGGCAGTCTGAACTGACTGAACAGGCCGCCGGCAAACGGGTTGTCGGATTCATCCACGTAGAGACGGTAGGTCATGTCGCCCCCGTCCACCGTGAACCGCACATCAAACGAATCCTGACGTACGTTAGTCAGTTTGCCGCTGTTAATCAGGCGCAGCTGGGCCCACGGGCCGGTGAAGCGGATGGCGCGCGGGGATTTGCCGCCGGCATCCGGTATCAGCGTGAGCTGGCTTTCCACCCCGGCCCGCATCGCGTTGGGCCAGATGAGGTGCACAATGCTGCTGCGGCCGTGGGCGTAATCGAGCAGCTGGCCGTCGAGATTGAGCAGGCTGCGGCGTTTATTGCCGGTCAGGCTGAGGGGCTCAATGGCATACTGGACCCCCAGACCGTTTTGCGGCGAGAAGAAGGTGTCGCGGATACGGTCGGCCCGTTTCAGCTGTTCCAGCACATCCGGGCGGATAAGTTGCTGGCCGTCCGCGCGGTGGGTCAGGTTGTTTTCCACAAACGGTTTCAGGTTCTGCTGATAGAAGGCATCCAGCGTGCCGCCGGGCCGGAAGAACCGCCCGAACTCACTGAGCGGCACCTCCTCCGTCGCGTCCGGGTTAAACGGATAGCGGCCGGCCAGGTAGGTCTGGTACTGTCTGACGACGGTGTCGTGCCATTCGATTTCCAGCGAACGGATGGCTTCCCGCATCACCACCCGCCAGGCCTGTTCCGCCAGTGCGCCGACCCAGCGGTTGAGCGGTGCCGGCAGGGTTTTCGCCCGCTGCTGTACGTCGAAAATCGGGTCGTCGTTATGCTGTTCAAGCCGCTGCTGAACGGCATTCAGGGCGGCTTTCCCCGGGACCGGCGCGTTCTGAATGCCCAGCAGGTAACGGTGCAGGGCCGCCAGTTGCTGATAAACCCCCTGCAGGGTGCTGTTTTTGTCCCCGGACTCCTCCAGCACCGCGGTTTCCGGCGCGAATTCCCGGTGAATACGCACCCGCAGGCGGTAATCCGGGGTATCACGTAACGGCTGCCGGGCTTTGGCCGGCAGCGTCTCGTTAATCTCCGGCAGACGGGTGTTGTCGCTCAGGATTTGCAGGGCCCGGCTGATGGGCTGTTCGCCGCTGATGACCTGTTCAAGGGCGCTGAGGGCCTGCGGGATATCGGTGAAATCACGAATATCCAGGTTGTTCATGGCCGCGCGCCAGGTGGCCGTGTAGTCTCCCAGGTACTGCTCAGTGATTTGTCGCTGGATTTCCTGCCGGTCCGTGTCGCTGTACTGCACGTTGTGTGACAGGTTCAGCACCCAGCTGTCCATGACGGTGAGGTCGATCAGCTGGTCGTCCTGTTTGACGAAGTAGTTGTTCAGGCCGTTTATCGTCAGGAACTGCGGGATAATCAGTTGCTTGTCATTATTGGCCATAAAGAGGCGGTCAAAGCCCGGGCCAATCTGGTCGCGCAGGTTGAGGGGCGGCGGCAGTGAATCCTGGGCTTTAATGCGCAGGTTCTGGTAGACCCGCTGATAAATCGAGAGCTGACTCAGTTCTTTCTCGGCATTGATGAGCGGCAGTTGGTAAGGTGCAAAGCGGCTGATAGCGGCCTGATCGCCCGCCTCCCGTGCGGCCCGCCAGTCGGTGTGATCCAGCGCATAGTCCAGATGCGTCAGTAACTGCGCCTGCAACGGGCGCTGGCCGTTAAACGCCTGACTCCAGCGCGCCTGCAGATAGTGTTCGACCAGTGATTTATGGCGGCCGCTGCCATCTTCCAGCATCCGCATGATACGCAGGACGGCCAGTTTTTCTTCGCTGCCTTTCGGTGCCCGGTTCAGGTCATCCAGCAGGCCGTTCATTAAGGCCGGCAGGAAGCGCTGAGACAGCAGTTGCAGGTAGGTGTTTTCCACATACGGGCCGACCGCTGCGCCCTGATAGAGCCCCATATCCGCCAGCAGCCCTTTCTGATGGTAATCCCCGTAGGCCAGCGTGGCCTCACGCAGCGGATTGAGCAGGGGAAGCTGTAAATTGCCGAGACGGTCTTCGCCGGTGGGCGGCGGCACCGACAGGAAGATGTTGGCCTGCGCCAGGACCTCGTCACCGGCCCGGTAGTTCTGCTGATAGTAATAGTGCCAGCCGCTCCACAGGGCCAGCACCACGGCGGCACCCACGGCGGAGAAGGTCAGCAGTGTGTGGCGGTGGCGGCTTAACCACCGGCGGTTTTCAGCCGCCAGATTCGGTTCGGCCAGCAGGACCGCTTCAAACAGCGCGTGGGTGAAGTAGGGCACGGTGTCCGCCACCGGCCAGGTGGGAAAAGCCTGCGGCCCCAGATGATACTGCACGGCGGCAGACTGGGTAAACAGGTCATCCATCTGGCCGATTTGTTGAGACGAGGTGAGATAAACCCCCCGCAGGCCCGGCTGTGCCGGGCCGCTGTTGTCGAGGAGCCCCTCCAGCAGCGGCACCAGATAGCTGTGCAGCCCCTGTATCTGGCGGGTGAAGCTGAACAGCGGACTGCGCTGACTGATATCGACTTTGTTGAGCATCATGTCCGGCATGGCCGCGTTGAGCTGCTGCATCCACTGGTGCCAGAACTGGGCCAGCTCAGTGCGCCAGCTCTGCTCATCCCGCGCATTCAGGCTAAAGGTGACGCCCAGGATCTGGGCGCGCTGCGCGCTGTCCAGCGACTGGAAAGCGGCGCTGAAACCGTGCAGCCGGTCGAGTTTGGTCAGCACCAGATAGAAAGGCAGAGGATGATGCAGAGTTAATCGCAGATCCTGCAGGCGCAGGTGAAGCGCGGCAATAACCCGTTCCCGCTGCGCTTTGTTGTCGGTCAGTAAGCGGTGAATGTCCACCGTCAGGATGATGCCGTTGAGCGGCTGGCGCTGACGGTTTTCGGTGAGCCAGACGAGCAGCGCCTGCCACAGGCGGGCGGGCAGCTGGGGTTTGCCGGTGTCCGGCGGCGATATCTGGTCGATAAGGAACCCGTCCGGGTCAATGATGACGGCTTTCTCCCCCAGCCAGCAGCGCAGATGCAGGGGCAGCGCCTCTTCCCCGCTCAGGGTGTCCGGGGCGGCAATGTCAGTCAGCCGGCAGCCGGCCTGAATCAGGGCGGTTTTGCCGCTGCCGGTGTTACCCATCACCAGGTACCAGGGGCGCTGGTAGAGATAATCCCGGGTCCCCAGATGGCGTTGCAGTTGCGCTTTCCAGTGATGGAGATAACGGTCCTGACGGGTGATATCGGCGCGCACCGGATCGACGGTGTTCAGTTCCCCCTCCAGCTTAAGTTTTTCAAGCTGGCGCAGGCGGCGCCAGATTTTTATCCCGATAAAACTCAGGGCCAGCAGGAGGATGATCACCGTCGCCAGCCAGCGGGCAGACAGGGTGTCCAGCGGATGCGTCTGCTTAAACTGCCAGCCGGGGCCCCACCACCAGAGCCAGATGAGGGCCAGACAGGGCAGGAGGGCCAGTATCAGCGAGGCGGTGGCTTTCAGGGGCGGCAGACGCGGCCTCGCCGGTTTTTTGATATTGTTGAGCAGCAGAGAAAGCCAGTTCATGGGTTAACGCTCCTGTTTGCGGTCGTCGCCTTGGCGGGGGCGGTCATCGGGGCTTTTTCTGCCAGGGCCGCCAGCAGGCCGGGTTCCCAGTCGGCGAGTGACAGGTGTTGTCCTGCCTGGCGCAGCTGGCGGTAATGTTGTTGTGCCAGCGCGTGCATGCCCGCCTGCTCCAGTAACTGGGCCGTCAGTAACTGACCGTAGAATTGATCCCGCGGTTCGGTCAGCTGTTGCTGATATTGCTCCGCGGCGTGGAGGGCGGCTTCCAGTCCGTGTTGCTGAAAACAGTGCCAGATGGCGTCCTGTTCCGGCGTGGAGCCGCTGCTGACGGTGGCGGTCGCCGGGGGATGCAGCCAGTTCAGCGTGGCGTCGGAGATAAACGGGCTCATATCGGAGAAAGACAGGTTTTGCAGGACCGGCAGACGGTCAAGAAAGGCCCGGAGTTCATCGCGGATAGCGTCAGCCACGGCGTGGTAACCCAGTTTGCCGGCGGCCTGCGCCGCGAGAGCGTGTCCGTCCAGCCAGTAAGGGGCCAGGGTCAGACTCTGTTCTATCTGTTGCAGCAGGGCGTTATCCGCCGCCGGGAGTTTCGCCAGATAATCGGCGGTGCGGTCTGCCGACGTCGGTGCCAGCGGTGTTTTGCCGGTGCCATTCGCCATCGGTGCTGTGGTCAGGGTGTACCAGATAGCATAACGACGCAGACGGTAACCGACAGGGGAATCAGGCTGGCGTTCGCACAGCAGGTCAGCCACGGTCAGGAGCGTCTGTTTCCAGGCTTTTTCACCGGCACTGTCTACGGTGACATCCGGTATGGGGGGGGATGTCAGTGCTGAAGTGTTTGCCGATGGTGCTGTCGTTTCGGCCGGTTCAGCCGGCGCGGCTGCCGGTTTGGGCTGAGGTTTACGGGCATAGCGGGGGCGTAACTGGTCGATCTCTTTAGCCAGAGCCGGTTCATCGGTATGCCAGCATTGTGCCAGATGTGCCAGTGCGCCCTGCGCCTCTTCGCGCTGCGTCTCATCCGCCTGTTCGCAGAAGCCGGGTTGCGCAGCGTCAAACCGTTTAATCACCTGTTGCGCCAGGCGGCGTTTGAGCTGCGGTTTGTGTGGCCAGGCTGCCTGCCAGTAATGCGGGATGTAATCGGCTAACAGCTCCATTGCCAGGATGAGTTCAGCGGGATGACTGCCGTGTTGCAGTGTCCGCAGCAAATGAACCATCAGTCTGAAATCTTTGCTTTTTTCGCTGAACAGTTGCAGCGCCTGACGCTGGATCTCTTCAATATTCAGGCTGGAATGGGCCAGTGATCCCAGCTTAACCATCTCCCCGTCGATATATTCCCAGGCGGGTTCGTTTTCATCCAGCGCCCGGCTGATGAGTTCATCCGACAGGGGGGTCAGCAGGAGGCCCTGCCAGTCAAATTGTTTCCTGATATCCATGGGGATCACCAGCGACAGGCGGAGCGTAAAGGTTTCACCGCCTGTTCCAGTTGAGAAATGTTGAATGTCATGCGGTTTCCGTTGCCGGTTTTGATGGTCAGGGTTTTTCCTGTCATCAGTCGTTTGAGTTCTTCAATGCCCGGCAGTCCACGGCTGGATTCCAGCAGGTAGCCGTTTTCCCGCAAGAACCAGTCAGCACTGAATTGGGTGATTTCCGTCGACATCATCACCGTGCCGCTATCTTGTGGTTTAGCCAGGGCAATTTGTATTCGGGTAATGTTATCGATACAACTCAGCATCAGGACTGGCCGGGGTGGTGGAACACCGATTGCGGGGGTGGTCAGTATGACGCGAGTCGGTAGGCTGTCAGATTGGGTGGTGATAAAACCGGTTGAATGGTCAGTGCGTTTCATCTCCTGTTCCATTGCCTGTCTCCAGACCGGGCCGGTTTTTTCTAACGGGATAACGGCAATATTATCGACTTTATCCAATAGACGGTCGTAGCAATCGACTCTGACCAACGGTGACGGTTCTGCCCGGCATTGCAGCAAAGCGGGTAGTGAAGGCGCTGTTGGGGTTTCCTGATCTGGCTGAGTATCAGGGGTGCCTGTCAGAGAGGCGATTAATGAACTGACCAGTAGCAGAAAATTCATAATTTACACCTGTATTTCGCCAGTTTGTAAGTCAGTGTCCGGGGTGCAATACCCAGGCTGGCGGCAATCTGTTTGGTGTTGTTGCCGTAAATATGCTGGCGTTGTATCAGTACTGCACATTCGAACTCTTCAAGTGCCTGAGGTAAATTGTCGATTTTGCTGTAATCGTGAGAGACGCTGGCTGAGGTTTTGTTTTCGGCTGTGGTGCTTAACGAAGCCAGCAATTCATCAAGCTGTTTTTCTTTCTGGCGCTGTGTCTGAAAAACCTGGCGGATCTGGCGTAATTGGTCACGCAGTTGTTCCAGTTCCTGCAATTTTTTCAATCGGTGTTGCATGACATGGCAGTAGATGTAAAACATGTTGCTATCGTCAGCAAAACGATGGACATCTTTGGCGAAAACAGCAATCACGCCACACGCTTGCCCGTTGCAGTTAAACAACGGAATAGCATGCAGGCCGCAGCGATGAGGGAGTTCTTCTACGAAGAGGCGAAAGTTTCGATGGTCGATACGTACCCCTTGATTGAGGGATCCCCACGTCGTGGGGGTGCCTTTGTACAAGATTTGGACCAGTGGATGGTTGATATCACCGATATTGACATCCAGTTGCAGCGCGCTTATCTGGTTTGGCGCCGGCAACCGGTAGCATTCCAGACGGTTTTCATTCACGTTAAGCAGAGAGACCAGCAAGGCATCAAAACGCTGGCGTTGGTGATTCACCTCAAGAAAGTGATGAACCAGTTGCTCGATAGAGTCATTTTCCAGTAATGCTAATGCGCTTTTCAGCCGTTGTTTCATGGTATCTCCTCAACCACCGCGTTGAACTGATGGTCGTTAACGGTGAGCTGGATAGTGCGGATCTGTTTTCCGGCCGCCATTTTTTGCAATAACAGCAGAGATAACGGTGGCAACAAAGCGCCATCAATGATCGATTCCAGCATGCGGGCGCCATTTTCAGTACGAGTTGCCCGTTGCAGTATCTCTTCAACCACCTCATCACTCAGGGTGACGTCGGCATTGAAGCGTTGACGCAATAAGTTATCGAGGCGCGCCAGTTTGCCCTGAATAATGGTTTTCAGGGTGTCGTGTCCTAACGGCAGATAAGGCACCACTTCCATTCGCGCCAGTAAGGCGGGTTTGAAGAAAGCGGCCAGTTCAGGATAAAGCCGGTCATGCATCTCTGCCGGTTTATCGGCATTATCGACGATAGTTTGATAGCCCAAATTGGACGTTAAAAAGAAGACCACATTTTTACAGTCAATCACCCGGCCTTCCCCATCGGCCAACTCACCTTTATCGAAGGCCTGATAGAACAGGTTCAGGACATCAGGATGCGCTTTTTCCACTTCATCAAGCAGGACGACGGAATAAGGTTTCTGGCGAATAGCTTCGGTGAGTACCCCCCCTTCCCCATAGCCAACATAGCCTGGAGGTGAGCCGATCAGGCGGGAAACCGTGTGTTTTTCCTGAAATTCCGACATATTGATCGTGGTCAGATATTGACGTCCGCCAAACATCAATTCGGCAATCTGTAAAACGGTTTCGGTTTTACCGACGCCACTGGGTCCTACCAGCAAGAAGGCGCCCAATGGACGACCGGGACGGCGCAGGTCAGCTCTGGCGGTCAACAAGTGCTGATGCAGGCATTGAATAGCCAGATCCTGCCCCTTGATGCTTTGTCCCAGGTGCATGGGCAGTTCTGTCACCACGGAAAGTTCACTTTGTGACAGACGATTAAGTGGCACGCCAGTCCATTCAGCGATAACCGTTGCAATCTGGTTTTTATCCACGTGAGGAGAAATGAGCGTTTGTTGTTGCTGTAATTGTTCCAACTGTTCATTCAGTTCAGCCAATTGTGCAATCAACTCTTCAGTTGTCATTTCGGCCGATGTTTCGCTCTGTTTTGTTTCGTTAGTGAATTCTGTTTCGTCGGTTAATAGCTGACGGCGTAGTTCAATAATTTGCTGAACTAATTGCTGTTGTTGCTGCCAACTGGCTTCTAGTGCAGCCAATTTCTCTGTGGTTTCCTGCTGTTGTTGTCGTAGTTCATCCAGTCGATCAGTATGCTGATTGAGCCCCATGCGCTGTTCCCTCGCCAGCACGTCTGATTCCATTTGTTGCTGATGCAGTTGGTTTTTCAGGGCAGAAATTTGGCGCGGAGGTGACGTCAAGTTGATGGCCACGCGGGCGCAGGCGGTATCCAGCACATCAATGGCTTTGTCTGGCAACTGGCGTCCAGAGAGGTAACGGTCGCTTAATACCGCAGAGGCTTTTAGCGCTTCATCATCGATTAATACGCCATGAGATTGTTCATAGATTGCCCGCAGGCCACGCATAATAATGATGGCTTCTTCCGCGGTCGGTTCGGCCACTTTAATGAGTTGAAAACGGCGGGAGAGGGCCGCATCTTTTTCGAAATATTTTTTGTATTCTCCCCAAGTGGTTGCAGCAATTGTTTTCAATTCACCCCGTGCCAGAGCGGGTTTTAGCAGGTTGGAGATATCCAGTCCGCCTTGTTGATTACCGGCGCCAATCAGGGTATGAGCTTCATCGATGAACAGAATAATCGGTACGGATGACTGATTTATTTCATTCATAATGCCTTTGAAACGTTTTTCAAATTCACCTTTTACCGCCGCACCTGCTTGTAGTGCCCCCAGATCCAGTGTCATCAATTCACTGTTATGCAGTTTTTCCGGCACTCGGTTGTCGATAATGCGCAGAGCCAACCCTTCAATGAGCGCACTTTTACCGACGCCCGCTTCACCTACCACAATCGGGTTATTTTTACGGCGACGGCAGAGAATATCGATCATTAGGTCAATTTCTTTGTCACGGCATAGAACAGGATCGAGTTTTCCCTGACGAGCTTGTTCTGTCATATTTTGAGTAAAACGGGCGAGCAAGCTATCACTCCCGGCGGCAGCTTTGTTTTGTCCGTTTTTATCGTTTTCCACAACCGGTTGTTCAGCAGAGCCCGCGGTCCATTGGGTAAAATTCTGGCGTAACAATTCGCGGTTTATGCCCGATAAAAGACGTGCGGATTGGGGTGTCAGGTAACGTAGCGGGCTGAACAGCAAGGTCATCAGCATGACGCCGCTGCGTAATTCCTGATGTTGCATCTCAGTCGATGCTAACAGCCAGCTATCCTGTAACCACTCCACTAACATTGGAGAAAAGTTAGGATAAGCCTGAACCATTGCTTGATGGTGAGGGATCATCTGATCAAGTTGTTCTTTCAGCAAATCGCTGTCTACTTCGGCTTGATTGAAGATCGCTCTGACATCACTGAGAGGGGTGTTGATCATTTGCAACAATAGCTGTGAAACCGTGATCTCAGGTTGCTGTTGGCTGACACATTGCGCTGCCGCCGCTTCCAGAGCGTGCCGAGTCATCGGATTTAAGCGATTAACTAGTGTAGGTAGATCAATCTGAATCATCGGTTCTTTCCTAGCTCAGTAAGTTATTTAGCTGTTGTAAGATGTTCTGGGTTTGGTTGTGCAGACGGATAGCGTAGAAGCTATAAACGATAGCGAGCAGCGTAATACCGCTCCAGAACAGATGTTTAATAGTCAGACGCTTACCCAGGCGATAGCGATCATTACGCTCATTGGCGTTATTGTGGAGAATGATGGAAGGAGCTTCTCCCCGCAGCGCGTGCAGTTGTTGGTGTAATCGACGGAATAAACGTTCAAAGTCATCACTTTTCTGCGAAGCAACTTTATAACGGCCACGGTAACCGAGGCAGAAGCAAAGATAGATAAACTCCAGCAGATGTTGATAGCGCTGAGGTTCACCCATCAAACGATCTAGCAACTGAAAAACTTTTTCGCCACCCCAGGTTTCATTATGGAATCGAACCAGTAGTGATTGTTGTAACCACTCATTCTTGCTGTTCCAACCATGACCCAATGCGGTTTCATCAATGAAGGTACAGAGCGTATAGCGAAAAGAGATAATTGCGCCCGGCTCATAGCCTTTGGTTTGTAGAAGTTGTTCGATTGCCTGAATATCAGTGACGACCTGTTGATAAAGCTGGTCCGGCAGCGGTTGTTCGCCCATGTCTTTTAGACGCATGACCATGCCGAGCAGCGGTGTAGCGGCATCGATCATCGGGTTTAGGCTTTCTCCGCGCAGCGGTAACTGATACTGAAGATGCACGGCATTATCAGTGACCTCCTGCGTCGGAATAGGATTGCCATTTATGGTTTCAGTTTTCATTAGGCACTCCCATTCCTAACCGCCCAGAATTGCATATCTAATCCAGGGAATTCTCCTGAAACGTGGAAAGCGATGGAGTTACCTTTTAGAATGTCTTTCCATGCGTCGCCTTGTTGCTCAAGTCGGAAATAGGTGTAACCAGCATGATAAGGCAACTGACGTGGGGCAGAGGGAAGCGCCGCCAGTGCTACGGCAGGCAACTGGATGCTGACCATTTCGCGGATCCTTTCAGCCGATGTAACTTTAGTCTGTTGAGCAAACTTGCGGAGTAATTGATCATGTGGAACTTGTGCGCGGATTGCCA is from Photorhabdus laumondii subsp. laumondii and encodes:
- the tssH gene encoding type VI secretion system ATPase TssH, with product MIQIDLPTLVNRLNPMTRHALEAAAAQCVSQQQPEITVSQLLLQMINTPLSDVRAIFNQAEVDSDLLKEQLDQMIPHHQAMVQAYPNFSPMLVEWLQDSWLLASTEMQHQELRSGVMLMTLLFSPLRYLTPQSARLLSGINRELLRQNFTQWTAGSAEQPVVENDKNGQNKAAAGSDSLLARFTQNMTEQARQGKLDPVLCRDKEIDLMIDILCRRRKNNPIVVGEAGVGKSALIEGLALRIIDNRVPEKLHNSELMTLDLGALQAGAAVKGEFEKRFKGIMNEINQSSVPIILFIDEAHTLIGAGNQQGGLDISNLLKPALARGELKTIAATTWGEYKKYFEKDAALSRRFQLIKVAEPTAEEAIIIMRGLRAIYEQSHGVLIDDEALKASAVLSDRYLSGRQLPDKAIDVLDTACARVAINLTSPPRQISALKNQLHQQQMESDVLAREQRMGLNQHTDRLDELRQQQQETTEKLAALEASWQQQQQLVQQIIELRRQLLTDETEFTNETKQSETSAEMTTEELIAQLAELNEQLEQLQQQQTLISPHVDKNQIATVIAEWTGVPLNRLSQSELSVVTELPMHLGQSIKGQDLAIQCLHQHLLTARADLRRPGRPLGAFLLVGPSGVGKTETVLQIAELMFGGRQYLTTINMSEFQEKHTVSRLIGSPPGYVGYGEGGVLTEAIRQKPYSVVLLDEVEKAHPDVLNLFYQAFDKGELADGEGRVIDCKNVVFFLTSNLGYQTIVDNADKPAEMHDRLYPELAAFFKPALLARMEVVPYLPLGHDTLKTIIQGKLARLDNLLRQRFNADVTLSDEVVEEILQRATRTENGARMLESIIDGALLPPLSLLLLQKMAAGKQIRTIQLTVNDHQFNAVVEEIP
- the icmH gene encoding type IVB secretion system protein IcmH/DotU, which codes for MKTETINGNPIPTQEVTDNAVHLQYQLPLRGESLNPMIDAATPLLGMVMRLKDMGEQPLPDQLYQQVVTDIQAIEQLLQTKGYEPGAIISFRYTLCTFIDETALGHGWNSKNEWLQQSLLVRFHNETWGGEKVFQLLDRLMGEPQRYQHLLEFIYLCFCLGYRGRYKVASQKSDDFERLFRRLHQQLHALRGEAPSIILHNNANERNDRYRLGKRLTIKHLFWSGITLLAIVYSFYAIRLHNQTQNILQQLNNLLS